From a region of the Calonectris borealis chromosome 2, bCalBor7.hap1.2, whole genome shotgun sequence genome:
- the FANCD2OS gene encoding FANCD2 opposite strand protein gives MADGYQLWAPRSPLDESLWWLRGAAPPPAASAHPFRGGGPQLAAAAAGALRGREAALSRPEAVRLRGLDAVFGRLVTAQPPRWSGSLRVSEHSAFCRVVGPRQRRPGGLREAQARLAAAMCRQMLRAILLLYATYKKCAFALQHSR, from the coding sequence atGGCGGACGGTTACCAGCTGTGGGCGCCCCGCTCGCCCCTCGACGAGTCGCTGTGGTGGCTGcggggcgcggcgccgccgcccgccgcctccgctCACCCCTTCCGCGGCGGCGGCCCccagctggcggcggcggcggcgggggcgctgCGCGGGCGCGAGGCGGCGCTGAGCCGGCCGGAGGCCGTCAGGCTGCGCGGCCTCGACGCCGTCTTCGGGCGGCTGGTGACGGCGCAGCCGCCGCGCTGGAGCGGCTCCCTGCGGGTGTCGGAGCACTCGGCCTTCTGCCGGGTGGTGGggccgcggcagcggcggcccgGCGGGCTGCGGGAGGCGCAGGCCCGCCTGGCCGCCGCCATGTGCCGGCAGATGCTGCGCGCCATCCTGCTGCTCTACGCCACCTACAAGAAGTGCGCCTTCGCCCTGCAGCACTCCCGCTGA